One stretch of Bacteroidota bacterium DNA includes these proteins:
- a CDS encoding VWA domain-containing protein yields the protein MSILRLIWANADQFRSPGYLLLLLVIPVYLIWYYWWYDRRRLIVQISYDPKKIAPGRLNWAFLRTIPQILNLLALTLMIVALARPITSREIDSRYSEGIDIMLLLDTSGSMETEDFRPNRLEVAKETALDFIAGRSYDRIGMVVFAEDAFSYAPLTLDYNLLKQQINSITSNIMPKEGTAVGSAISVGINRLKESSTPSKIMILLTDGASNRGQIDPITAAGLAKRNKIKIYTIGIGKPEFQQQTPFGVQTIKSDCDEPTLQKVAEMTDGKFFRSTDESSLKTIFESISKMEKVEITEEHYREENDFYGPILLVAFLMFAFTMLLKVTFIHNPLEG from the coding sequence ATGTCCATTCTGAGGCTGATCTGGGCGAATGCCGATCAGTTTCGCAGCCCTGGCTATCTGCTGTTGTTGTTGGTCATACCCGTTTATTTGATTTGGTATTATTGGTGGTATGACCGCAGGCGCCTGATTGTGCAGATCAGCTATGACCCTAAGAAAATTGCACCGGGAAGGCTGAATTGGGCATTTCTCCGTACAATTCCACAAATTCTGAACCTTCTTGCGCTTACGCTGATGATTGTGGCACTCGCACGCCCGATCACTTCGCGTGAAATTGACAGCCGTTACTCAGAAGGCATCGACATCATGTTGCTGCTTGATACTTCGGGAAGTATGGAGACCGAGGATTTCCGTCCAAACCGCCTGGAGGTTGCCAAGGAGACGGCACTGGATTTTATTGCCGGCCGCTCCTATGACCGCATCGGCATGGTCGTTTTTGCCGAGGATGCATTTTCTTACGCCCCGTTGACATTGGATTACAATTTGTTGAAGCAACAAATCAATTCGATCACATCCAATATCATGCCCAAGGAAGGAACTGCCGTTGGGTCAGCGATCTCCGTGGGAATCAATCGCTTGAAGGAAAGCAGTACCCCTTCCAAAATCATGATATTGTTGACGGACGGCGCAAGTAACCGTGGCCAAATCGATCCGATTACCGCCGCAGGCCTTGCCAAACGCAACAAAATCAAAATTTACACCATCGGCATCGGAAAGCCTGAATTTCAGCAACAAACGCCATTCGGGGTACAGACGATCAAAAGCGATTGTGACGAACCAACACTCCAAAAGGTCGCAGAAATGACGGACGGAAAATTTTTCAGGTCCACAGATGAATCCAGTTTGAAAACCATCTTCGAGAGCATTTCCAAAATGGAAAAGGTCGAGATCACCGAGGAGCATTATCGCGAAGAAAACGACTTTTACGGCCCGATTCTACTCGTTGCGTTTTTGATGTTTGCCTTCACCATGTTGTTGAAAGTCACTTTCATCCACAATCCACTGGAAGGCTGA
- a CDS encoding YggS family pyridoxal phosphate-dependent enzyme, translating to MGIAENLLAVKQKISAAAVAAGRESGAVKLIAVSKTYPVDAVQAAIAAGQVDFGENRVQEVVEKHAALPNVNWHLIGTLQRNKVRQIAGFVHLIHSVDSEKLLEEINRQAELHHRVIDCLLQINISHEEQKSGMDESEADELLARISQFRHVRILGLMGMAAFTDDKSLISKQFQSLAATRARLRIHEGPRVELRELSMGMSGDFELAIAAGATMVRIGSSIFGHR from the coding sequence ATGGGAATTGCCGAAAATCTGCTTGCTGTCAAGCAAAAAATCTCAGCAGCAGCCGTTGCAGCCGGTCGTGAATCGGGTGCCGTTAAGTTGATCGCAGTTTCAAAAACTTATCCCGTCGATGCCGTGCAAGCGGCGATCGCAGCCGGTCAAGTCGATTTCGGGGAAAACCGGGTTCAAGAAGTTGTAGAAAAACATGCAGCACTTCCGAATGTAAACTGGCACTTGATCGGCACACTTCAGCGTAACAAAGTGCGCCAAATCGCTGGTTTCGTGCATTTGATCCATTCGGTTGACAGCGAAAAATTGCTCGAAGAAATCAACCGTCAGGCAGAATTACATCACCGGGTGATTGATTGCCTCCTGCAAATCAACATTTCCCACGAAGAGCAAAAAAGTGGAATGGACGAATCGGAAGCCGATGAATTGCTTGCACGCATTTCCCAATTCCGGCATGTCAGGATTTTGGGCTTGATGGGAATGGCAGCATTCACTGACGACAAATCCCTGATTTCCAAACAATTCCAAAGTCTTGCAGCTACACGGGCAAGGTTGCGCATCCACGAAGGACCTCGTGTCGAGCTGCGTGAGCTCAGCATGGGCATGTCTGGTGACTTCGAATTGGCGATTGCAGCCGGCGCAACCATGGTGCGGATTGGCAGCAGCATTTTTGGACATCGCTGA
- a CDS encoding M1 family metallopeptidase, with product MKRCILLGCLLMVAGSIVSQSNYWQQQVNYKIDVELDEQSNRYTGRVKLVYQNNSPDTLRQAFFHLYNNAFQPGSMMDLRSRTIADPDRRVGDRIAGLSPTEIGYLHVKNLKQDGKASKATELETILQVALDHPIVPKGSTTFEMEFEGQSPVQIRRSGRDNREGIRYSMSQWYPKISEYDQHGWHANPYVGREFHGVWGTFEVNITLNSTYMVAATGVLQNADQVGFGYEKQGEKVKKKEGSKLVWNWKAENVHDFVWAADPDYKHVVRQMADGPTLHFFYQQGDETKDWENLPAYTEKAFREMNRRFGVYPYPSFSVIQGGDGGMEYPMATLVTGNRSFESLLGVTVHEMIHSWYQGVLATDESIFPWMDEGFTSFAESEVMAVLLELDPSEDPHSGAYAGYYSLVQAGLQEALTTHADHYKTNRAYGVNSYGKGEITLSQLAYVVGKEVLERSLRRYFQEWKFKHPTVTDFKRCVEKESGLELDWYFEYWINTNEVVDYAIGQVVDGGNATYLELRRKGNMPMPIEVLVTYVGGRKQLLYLPLGLMYGDKKEFANSAVRTELAPWPWTHPSYVVELNAPKSTIESIEIEPSKRMADVDRSNNVFAPAKLVPGPGK from the coding sequence ATGAAGCGTTGTATTCTTTTGGGATGCCTTTTGATGGTGGCAGGTTCCATCGTATCACAATCCAACTATTGGCAGCAGCAGGTCAATTACAAGATTGACGTCGAGCTGGATGAGCAAAGCAACAGATACACGGGCCGGGTCAAACTTGTCTATCAAAACAATTCCCCCGATACGCTGCGCCAAGCATTTTTTCACTTGTACAACAACGCATTTCAGCCCGGCTCCATGATGGACCTCCGATCACGCACGATCGCCGATCCCGACCGACGCGTGGGTGATCGTATCGCAGGCCTGTCCCCAACGGAAATCGGTTATTTGCATGTCAAAAACCTGAAACAAGACGGGAAAGCGAGCAAGGCAACCGAATTGGAAACCATTTTGCAAGTGGCATTGGACCATCCGATCGTACCCAAGGGTTCCACCACTTTTGAAATGGAATTTGAAGGGCAATCGCCGGTGCAAATTCGGAGGTCAGGCAGGGACAACCGCGAGGGAATCCGATACTCCATGTCGCAATGGTATCCTAAAATCAGCGAATACGATCAACATGGCTGGCATGCAAATCCCTACGTGGGCCGCGAATTCCATGGAGTTTGGGGAACATTTGAAGTGAATATCACCTTGAACTCTACTTATATGGTTGCTGCAACTGGTGTACTTCAAAATGCTGATCAAGTGGGATTTGGCTATGAAAAGCAGGGTGAAAAAGTAAAGAAGAAGGAGGGAAGCAAGCTTGTTTGGAATTGGAAGGCGGAAAATGTCCATGACTTCGTTTGGGCTGCCGATCCTGACTACAAGCACGTGGTGCGGCAAATGGCCGATGGCCCAACCTTGCATTTTTTCTATCAGCAAGGCGACGAAACCAAGGATTGGGAAAATCTCCCGGCCTACACCGAAAAGGCATTTCGTGAAATGAACCGCAGGTTTGGCGTTTACCCTTATCCGTCATTTTCCGTGATTCAAGGCGGTGACGGGGGCATGGAATATCCGATGGCCACGCTGGTGACAGGTAATCGCAGCTTTGAAAGCTTGCTTGGGGTGACCGTTCACGAGATGATCCATAGTTGGTACCAAGGCGTTTTGGCGACTGACGAATCCATTTTTCCGTGGATGGACGAAGGTTTCACCAGTTTTGCCGAATCTGAAGTGATGGCCGTTTTGCTGGAACTTGACCCTTCTGAAGACCCGCATTCGGGTGCCTACGCTGGGTACTATTCCCTCGTACAGGCTGGGTTGCAGGAGGCATTGACGACACACGCCGACCACTACAAAACCAACCGCGCCTACGGTGTCAATTCCTACGGGAAAGGTGAAATTACGCTTTCTCAGCTCGCTTATGTCGTTGGTAAAGAAGTGCTTGAGAGAAGCTTGCGTAGATATTTCCAAGAATGGAAGTTCAAACATCCAACCGTTACCGATTTCAAACGCTGTGTCGAAAAGGAGTCCGGCTTGGAACTCGACTGGTACTTTGAATATTGGATCAATACCAATGAAGTCGTGGATTATGCCATTGGTCAGGTGGTTGACGGAGGAAATGCTACCTACTTGGAGTTGAGACGCAAAGGCAACATGCCCATGCCCATCGAAGTCCTCGTGACCTACGTCGGTGGAAGGAAGCAATTGCTCTACTTGCCGCTTGGACTCATGTACGGTGATAAAAAGGAGTTTGCCAATTCAGCGGTTCGCACGGAATTGGCTCCGTGGCCGTGGACGCATCCTTCTTATGTCGTGGAGTTGAATGCGCCTAAATCCACCATCGAAAGCATTGAAATTGAGCCATCCAAGCGGATGGCCGACGTGGATCGCAGTAACAACGTTTTTGCTCCAGCCAAACTCGTTCCCGGGCCTGGGAAATAG
- a CDS encoding beta-lactamase family protein, producing MKAGYFDIKWLLRLVLMSLPLFGISQDRLESVVGRIDARLQMAEQQEGFSGVVYVGKGDHVLLNRGYGWSDPVLGLKNNDDKRFMIASVSKSFVAAAILQLEQNGLLSVDDPIGKYLPDYPALPGELITIHHLLSHTSGIPDYINDSPLKFRLKQMSGWVPSKDELIASFQDRPLGFAPGERFKYSNSGYVLLAMIVEKVSGKDYGIYLQQNIFEPLGLENTGLGDFDMVNNRAVAYKGRGQRKKPIDNFRKEWIFGMGEMYSTAADLSTWLCSFSDTLVLGSVAKEKMFSTQRNNYGYGWHVYDVFGHLQFSHGGYLPGWNSYVFYYPQDTLSIVVLSNVEHANPLDICGNISRILYANNIDAPEYYSNQQLIGRYEVVADAGPRQETPFETDIVTVNEFEGSIAVKTPEGETIRFSRMNSGEWQDQQNQMRLQFKETGGSVLLQVTKNGKSWKWQKLSGDYQPQTPR from the coding sequence TTGAAAGCGGGCTATTTTGATATCAAATGGCTCCTGCGGCTGGTTTTGATGAGCCTTCCGCTGTTTGGCATCTCCCAAGACCGTTTGGAATCGGTTGTGGGACGCATTGATGCCAGATTGCAGATGGCGGAGCAACAGGAGGGGTTTTCCGGCGTCGTGTATGTCGGGAAAGGTGATCATGTGCTGCTTAACCGCGGTTATGGATGGTCAGATCCCGTTTTGGGCCTCAAAAACAATGACGATAAGCGGTTTATGATCGCTTCTGTTTCCAAAAGTTTTGTAGCCGCTGCGATTCTGCAACTGGAACAAAATGGGCTGCTGAGTGTCGATGACCCGATCGGAAAATACTTGCCCGACTATCCTGCCTTACCTGGCGAATTGATTACCATTCATCATCTATTGTCTCATACGAGCGGCATTCCAGACTATATCAACGACTCTCCCCTCAAATTCCGGCTCAAGCAGATGTCAGGTTGGGTTCCCTCCAAAGATGAATTGATTGCCTCATTTCAGGATCGACCACTGGGTTTTGCTCCGGGAGAACGGTTCAAGTACAGCAATTCCGGCTATGTCTTGCTCGCCATGATTGTCGAAAAGGTGAGTGGAAAGGACTACGGGATTTACTTGCAGCAAAATATTTTTGAACCTCTGGGCTTGGAAAACACCGGTTTGGGAGATTTTGATATGGTCAACAACCGCGCTGTGGCCTACAAAGGTCGTGGTCAGCGCAAAAAGCCGATTGACAACTTCAGGAAGGAATGGATCTTTGGAATGGGGGAGATGTACAGCACAGCGGCCGATTTGAGCACTTGGCTGTGCTCATTTTCAGATACGCTCGTGCTGGGAAGTGTGGCCAAAGAAAAGATGTTCAGCACTCAGCGGAACAACTACGGGTATGGATGGCATGTCTATGATGTATTCGGTCATTTGCAGTTTTCCCATGGTGGCTACCTCCCCGGTTGGAACAGCTACGTCTTTTATTATCCGCAGGATACCCTTTCGATTGTGGTCTTGAGCAATGTCGAGCATGCCAATCCTTTGGATATCTGCGGAAACATCAGCCGCATTCTGTATGCCAACAACATTGATGCTCCGGAGTATTACAGCAATCAACAATTGATCGGACGCTATGAAGTTGTGGCTGATGCAGGTCCACGACAGGAAACGCCATTTGAAACCGACATTGTAACCGTCAATGAATTTGAAGGGAGCATCGCCGTAAAAACCCCTGAAGGTGAGACGATTCGTTTTTCAAGGATGAACTCAGGGGAATGGCAGGATCAGCAAAATCAAATGCGCCTGCAATTCAAAGAAACCGGCGGAAGTGTACTGTTGCAGGTCACCAAAAATGGCAAATCCTGGAAATGGCAAAAGTTAAGTGGTGATTATCAGCCACAAACACCGAGGTAG
- a CDS encoding helix-hairpin-helix domain-containing protein, translated as MKRLVLFFLMVCPGGLLLAQPDSTRSEDEGGMNQIIEDAIIDSENDNQTDWTYLTDQWNDLREHPINLNTASKEDLLLLPGMTEILANNLLDYIHQFGNLTSVFELQAVPGFTAVVFNRIKAFCQVKEAQGKDISPNTKHPAAPPLRVMLKEANHELLFRYVRDIEEQKGFTPPDTNSDGSLSTRYLGDPNKYYLRYRMRYGQNLSVAFVGEKDEGEPFMWDPSRSFYGVDFTSAHISLKNFGHLKSLVVGDYNIQAGQGMILSTGLGFGKGSEAVNAVKRQNLGIRPYASVNENQFMRGAAATVAFGDIYATGFFSHVGRDANIAAQDSITDDVVLVSSLQITGLHRVETEIADKDAIFETAYGGRVELKKRWLNLGLTQYFQNFSSDIQPSIKDYNQYDFSGKSNYLTGIDFDITARNFNFFGEFGRSKSGGTGMIGGFLGSIHPKVDIAMVARNFSRDFHSFRGYVFSEKPTTLQNERGIYLGMKVMPTTRWTFSTFYDQFLFPWNNFGTSFPSWGHEYMAQLQYQPSREMSIYVRWRSDNKQTNASILPDGQQIEQLIPTQRNSLRLHFQYKVHRSLTIRTRLEHSWYRQGNPDNLEQNDKGFIMYQDVSWKLGWRWDLTARYAIFDAENFNTRIYAYENDILGFFNIPAYYGVGSRYYLMLNYKPNKRFEFWARYSISKFQWDDIQGSGLSEVPGDHRSEIKLQMKVNL; from the coding sequence ATGAAAAGGTTGGTCCTCTTTTTCCTTATGGTTTGCCCGGGTGGCTTGCTGCTAGCGCAGCCCGACTCCACACGCAGTGAAGACGAAGGTGGGATGAATCAAATCATTGAAGATGCGATCATCGACAGTGAAAATGACAATCAAACAGACTGGACCTACCTCACCGATCAATGGAATGATCTCCGGGAGCATCCTATCAACTTGAATACTGCTTCAAAGGAGGATCTTTTGCTGCTGCCAGGCATGACGGAGATTCTTGCCAATAACTTGCTGGACTACATTCACCAATTCGGGAATTTGACCTCTGTCTTCGAATTGCAGGCAGTTCCTGGATTTACGGCCGTCGTATTCAATCGCATCAAGGCTTTCTGCCAAGTCAAAGAAGCACAGGGAAAAGACATCAGTCCGAATACCAAACACCCGGCTGCCCCTCCCCTTCGGGTGATGCTGAAGGAGGCAAACCACGAATTGTTATTTCGTTATGTGCGAGATATCGAGGAGCAAAAGGGTTTTACGCCACCCGATACCAATAGCGATGGTTCGCTGAGCACCCGCTATTTGGGCGATCCAAACAAGTACTATTTACGGTATCGGATGCGTTATGGGCAGAACCTGAGTGTGGCATTTGTCGGTGAAAAGGATGAGGGTGAACCTTTTATGTGGGATCCTTCCCGATCATTTTATGGTGTGGATTTTACCTCAGCGCACATTTCACTCAAGAATTTCGGACACCTGAAATCCTTGGTTGTCGGCGATTACAACATCCAAGCTGGTCAGGGGATGATCCTTTCAACGGGACTTGGTTTTGGAAAAGGCAGTGAGGCGGTCAATGCTGTGAAGCGGCAAAATCTTGGAATACGTCCCTATGCATCGGTGAATGAAAATCAATTCATGCGCGGCGCAGCAGCTACGGTCGCGTTTGGCGATATCTATGCCACAGGGTTCTTTTCCCACGTTGGAAGAGACGCAAACATTGCAGCGCAGGATTCGATCACGGATGATGTCGTGCTTGTCTCGAGTCTCCAAATCACGGGTCTGCATCGCGTCGAAACGGAAATCGCCGACAAGGATGCGATCTTTGAGACCGCGTACGGTGGTCGCGTAGAGTTAAAGAAGCGATGGCTGAATCTTGGCTTGACGCAGTATTTCCAAAACTTCAGCAGCGACATTCAGCCATCGATCAAGGACTACAATCAGTATGATTTCAGTGGCAAAAGCAACTACCTTACCGGCATCGACTTTGACATCACTGCTCGAAATTTCAATTTCTTTGGCGAATTCGGTCGCAGTAAATCCGGTGGCACTGGAATGATCGGAGGCTTTTTGGGGAGCATTCACCCAAAAGTGGATATCGCCATGGTAGCACGTAACTTCAGCCGGGATTTCCATTCGTTTAGAGGATATGTATTTTCAGAGAAGCCGACAACCCTGCAGAATGAGCGCGGAATCTACCTTGGAATGAAGGTCATGCCAACCACAAGATGGACGTTCTCGACTTTTTACGATCAGTTTCTATTCCCTTGGAACAATTTTGGAACATCATTCCCATCTTGGGGCCACGAATACATGGCTCAGTTGCAGTATCAGCCCTCCCGGGAAATGAGTATTTACGTCAGGTGGCGGAGCGACAACAAGCAAACCAACGCCTCCATCCTACCCGATGGCCAGCAAATCGAACAGTTGATCCCAACGCAACGCAACAGCCTTCGTCTTCATTTTCAGTATAAAGTTCATCGAAGCCTGACCATTCGCACGCGCTTGGAGCATTCTTGGTATCGCCAAGGCAACCCCGACAATTTGGAGCAAAACGACAAGGGATTCATCATGTACCAAGACGTTTCTTGGAAACTCGGCTGGCGATGGGACCTTACGGCGAGGTACGCCATTTTTGATGCGGAAAATTTCAACACCCGCATCTACGCGTATGAAAACGATATTCTCGGCTTTTTCAACATTCCAGCCTACTATGGCGTTGGAAGTCGGTACTATCTCATGCTGAACTACAAGCCCAACAAACGATTCGAATTTTGGGCGAGGTATTCAATCTCCAAGTTCCAATGGGACGATATCCAGGGCTCCGGATTGTCCGAGGTCCCGGGCGATCATCGCTCGGAAATCAAGTTGCAGATGAAGGTGAATCTTTAA